The Sebaldella sp. S0638 genomic interval TATATGTCTCTATTATTCTTTTTCCAAGTTCCTCTACATCAAGAAAACCAAAACCTAATACTGTGTATCCTTCTTTTATTGCTGTTACTCCTGCATCCACAGATCTCAGATGATGCTTTGCCTTATACCCGTATTTTGTCTGAGCCATAATTGCTCCTGCTCCGCCGCTTCCGCAAAATGATATTCCTATATCTGCATTGTGTTCTTTCATTACATCGCCAAGCTTTGTATCGGCACCCATTCCTTTTATTACAATTGCCTTTCCTCCTGCTTCTTCCACGCCTTTAGCTACTTTATCCCCCTGTCCGAGACGGTGTCCTATTACTACTACAATTTCCTTT includes:
- a CDS encoding glycine-rich SFCGS family protein, producing the protein MEKEIVVVIGHRLGQGDKVAKGVEEAGGKAIVIKGMGADTKLGDVMKEHNADIGISFCGSGGAGAIMAQTKYGYKAKHHLRSVDAGVTAIKEGYTVLGFGFLDVEELGKRIIETYKEKYSV